One region of Rhineura floridana isolate rRhiFlo1 chromosome 20, rRhiFlo1.hap2, whole genome shotgun sequence genomic DNA includes:
- the LOC133373781 gene encoding uncharacterized protein LOC133373781 → MQQPRGGRPDLHKKSFPTFRETDDIFTFFQVFAHSCRDQGVPKKYWMSALRINAEGELRELLNSLPLEYADDFDYFYALAKSHFALTSEDCFRHLEADQKKSRESFSAFAARMGRNVERWADTAEAVTREEVLDLFAKELFYRRLPRDLMALVRDQQPRSLTEAGMLADRMFKNRAGEKYTLFRRPEYVPVKPPRRETAGMQKPGQPAKEEKGGPAGYFKVPSARPEAALQEKPRGEIICFKCGQIGHKANSCSKTLSKPNPAGRKNPKVAPVARVRDLTSPGAEPPELSSWSSAEENEGAESDFVFSAPNSQDRPETPRGPVVKALSEAEPDFPSGSVSFA, encoded by the coding sequence atgcaacaaccgcgaggaggaagaccagacctccataaaaaatcctttccgacctttcgtgagacagatgacatttttaccttcttccaagtttttgctcactcttgtagagatcaaggtgtgcctaaaaagtactggatgagtgctttacgcattaatgctgaaggcgagttgagagaactgttgaactctttgccactggagtatgcagatgattttgactacttttatgctttagcCAAGTCTCACTTTGCGCTAACATCAGAAGATTGTTTTCGGCATTTAGAAgcagaccagaagaagtctcgggaaagcttctcagcctttgctgcacggatgggcagaaatgtggaacgttgggctgacacagccgaggctgtaacccgagaggaggttttagatctgtttgcaaaagaactgttttacagacgcctccctcgagatttgatggctctggtcagagaccagcagccccgttctctgactgaagcaggcatgctagcagatcgtatgtttaaaaacagagctggagaaaagtatactttgtttcggagaccggagtacgttcctgtgaaaccgccgaggcgagagaccgcaggtatgcagaaaccagggcaaccggcgaaggaagagaaaggggggcctgctggctacttcaaagtgccttccgcccggcccgaggctgcattgcaagagaagccccgtggagaaataatctgctttaaatgtgggcaaattggtcataaggctaattcctgttctaaaaccttgtctaagcccaatcctgctggaaggaagaacccaaaggttgctccagttgcacgcgtgagagacttaacgtcccctggagcggaacctcctgaactttcttcatggtcgtcagccgaggagaatgaaggagcagaatcggattttgtattttctgccccaaattcacaagaccgtcctgagacccctcgtggaccagttgttaaagccctgtcg